AGTTCATGCCCTCAATATATGAGTAGATAGAGATGGGGATAATACATGTATCTCCTTCATATGAGTAGAAATTGGAATTACATGTATGATCTCCTTCATTTCCTTTCGGTTGCTACGCATTGAGCGAGTCCAACCAATGGGAAATATATATGAGTAGATAACAACTTTGATTTATTCGCACCCAATTTTTTTTCACCTCTTCTTGGCCTCTATTTTGCTTATCTTTCTCCTTTTACCAATCATATCACTCGCCacatttcttttatcttttatttccttttaattATTGTTTTCCATCCACCTTTTTTTCCACCCAAAAGTGGGTGTCAACAAAACATTTTTGCAGTAGATAATTAGGTAAGAAGTAATTAAAGAAATGAGAACGCTAAAAAACTATGAAGAATCTTACTGAATTTGATCATGAGTTACACTCTTTTTCTCGCTGTTTGAGGGCTTCTAAGTTGGACCAAACAATACCTTTAACTTTGAGTTGTTATGCTTAGTAGCTCGATCCAAGTTAGTGGTATTGTTTAGCCTGCATGACACCACCAGCTTAAAGACACTCAAACAGTTGGCAAATGATGTAAATCATCTCAAAGTTTGCATTGACAACCAACACGATAAATATAATTAACGTTCAATGTCACACTACTCCAGTATCCTCaagaaactaacaaagaaattaACTCATCATCTAAATTAGCATTTGCTTAATTCCAATTTTTTTACTCATGGAgtattaatataatttatagGTTAATATGGGTAAGCACCTTAAACGCTACTGCCTGGAATTATGGGGTAATGGGGGCAGGGACGACGATAGAGCAACAGACGGCGGGGAAATAGTACAATTAGGCAATATGGGCGACGACGATGAGGAAGAGTGGGAGTAGGATTTAGAGAGAGTGTAACAGGAGAGAGCTTATATAGATGAATGGGCAGAGAAATCATCATTATCAACGCTAATTGTGGTTCGAACAAATGGATATAATGAATTTACATTAAAGAGAGAAGATAAGTTATGGCCCAAAAATAGCACGTGGGGGATTGCATTGAGCCAACATAACTCAATCTCATACTCGAAATGCCAACTACCTTGCTAGGATCTTTGTCACCACAAAGTGAACTTTACTTTATAATATCATGTTAtgatataaaaagagaaataaagagaaaaataatatgTATGTGTAATGTGTTAGTTTTTACTCAGTGGGGGTGGCCTCTTGCGCAGGGCGGACGGAGGTTGGCTTCACAAATTTTGTTCTTTTGGGCTAGGAAATAGTGCTTTCATGGCTGAGCTTGAAGCTCTTAGGGATGGTCTACGCATGGCTTAGAACCACGGTTTCAGGGATATAGTGGCGGAAGTGGATAGTAGAGAGGTTTTGCAGGCGGTCAGGAATGAATCAGCTCGAGCCTTCTGCCTCGTGATAGAAGAGGTGCTTGGTCTCATTCGCAACCAGTGGCAAGTGCACCTTCAGTGGGTTCCTAGAAGCTGCAACTCTTCAGCAGATTGCTTAGCCAAAGTGGGTCTTCTTCATATGTTACCGGGTGTCCATTACTTAGAGAGACCTCAAGTGGAAGTTGAACATTTCCTCTTAAGGGACTCGTTTTCTCTTTCTTAGTGTTGTTTTGCTTTtatccgatgtataaaaaatgtGTTAGTTTCTATATACTCTTTTGTGTGTTTAAAAATAAGGATTATTATGAACTAGCtaccttattattattattattattattattattattattattattattattattttgaataGTATATATGCATTTCTTTAGATGTTAATTATATGACTAACAATTGACTGGCTTGCCCTTACTTAAAACTTGCCTGcgttagaaaaaaaatcataaatattCATACGATTTATTCTATTTTCAAAACAAATTCAGtttgaatatataaaataaatgagAAGACTACAAACGTACTCTTTTAAATACACATTCAAACACACTTCTTATgaatgatttatttttaaattatggtcaaattattttctctcttttattaaaaactatgttgacttaaaaaaaaatcaattatctacatgaagtgtttaaaagtgTATTGCTGGAATTTCCTTACATAAAATTAACTATATCCTTATACTTTGACCATGATGCGGTCAACCAGTTGAATGAAAATTAAAGTTGTTCTTCATTCATAACTACTCCCATCTATCTAGAAAACATACGCATATATATAGTACTCCAGTGCAATAACATTTGAGATATATAAAATGAAGTAAACCCTTGCAAAGTACTCACTCATTTTAAGCTGTGTTGATTACTTGATTTTCATATCATGGCGTCGAGATTTTCATGGGGTGAGGATATGGCCATAGGGGGAAGAAACCACCTAAGCTTGCCGTCAAGGAGTTTCAGTGCAGGGTGGAGTGTACCGCCTTCTCCTGCAAACTCGCTCAGCAGCTTCAGCATGCGGTGGCGCGAAGACAACGAAAATGATAACGATGAAGAACTGAAATGGGCTGCTATAGAGCGTTTGCCAACGTACGATCGCTTGAGAAAAGGGGTGCTGAAGATCATGCATGATAATGGAAAAATTGTTCATTGCCCAATTGATGTTACCCATCTTGGGATGCAAGATAAGAAGATCCTCCTCGACAGTATTCTAAACATCGTCGAGGAGGATAATGAGAAATTCCTACGGGTACTCAGAAGCCGAATTGATAGGTACGTATTTGTGTGCTTATTAATTGAAAGTCATGTTTAGAGCATTGGAATCCCAATTTCAAATTCTAAGGGACACGACATGAAACAAGTTTCAAGGGAGCATTAGGGTTTGGTTGACCTCAATTGAAAACTAAATACTcatatcttcttctttttatcgttattattattgatgttgttgttgttattattattattaagatGAATATTTTTTATTGCCACTGAATGTGTTTACATTTGTTACAATGAAGAGTGGAGATTAAACTTCCAAAAATTGAAGTGCGATACGAGAATTTATCAGTGGAGGGAGATGTTCATGTTGGACGCAGAGCACTTCCTACCTTACTTAATTTTGTTCTTAACGCTCTTGAGGTATTTGTTTTGTTGGTTTAATTTCTCTAATTTGAAAAGCAtgaagattttatttttttatttttttcaatatatatatatatatatatatatatatatatatatatatatatatacacacacaaagCAAGCGGCCAGACGGTGCGGATCCTATCCAAAAACATGACCACTTGAAGAGACCTTGGTCGTtttctttaatatttttcattttcctttgaaTATGTTTTAGACAACTGGAATGTCTTCCAGGTGCTTATGTCACTGGAGGaaagaatataaaaatatttttatattaactttAATTTATAGTACTCCTAATATTTTATATGTTGTAAATCAGGTGAGGGTTTATGATTTTCGTCATGTTTGGGAGTATTCGATTGTTTCATATAATTACTTCTGATTCATTTATTGTGGTTGTCGGTTACCAGAGTGCTATAGGAAGATTTCACCTCACACCTTCCAATAAGACAAGTGTTCAAATTCTTAAAGATGTTAGTGGGATTGTCAAACCATCAAGAATGACACTACTTCTAGGTCCGCCGGGTGCAGGGAAAACAACACTACTTCTGGCACTTGCAGGGAAACTTGATCATGATTTAAGGACTCATGGGAGAATCACTTATTGTGGGCATGAATTGAATGAATTCATTGCTCAAAAAACATGTGCCTACATTAGTCAACATGACCTTCATTATGGAGAAATGACAGTGAGAGAGACGTTGGATTTTTCAGGAAGGTGTTTAGGTGTTGGGACGAGGTATGAAATGTTGGAGGAGCTTTCAAGAAGGGAGAAAGAAAGAGGGATTATGCCGGACCCTGAGATTGATGCGTACATGAAGGCTACATCCATATCGGGTCAAAAAACTAATTTGGCAACAGATTATATTCTCAAGGTCCGTGGACAAAGTTTCGCCTATTCAAAatcatttaatataatttaattttttaaaataattaattttataagaagttttattattattattattattattattattattattattatttatctctATGTAATGTTGCAGGTTCTTGGATTGGATATTTGTGCAGACACTATCATTGGTGATGCGATGACAAGGGGCATCTCTGGAGGACAAAGGAAGCGTGTCACAACAGGTTAATTACTTCTCTTCATGCTTAATTAACCAACAACTAAAATAAGTTATTATAGAACTATTCATCTATTAAGACAACAaccatgaatttttttattgtataGTATCGATGTCAATACTATTGAATGGCACATATTGTTATAAGCGCATTGGTGTTTTTTGACATAAATTTTGCCAATAAATTATATCATAATAATACAAAACTAAATTAAAGAATTGaccatttaataaaaaaatcattttcattttattacaaaaaatttatttctttttaagttttaaaattagttaaacaaattaaaattggATTCAGTAGATCAGAGTAGTTTTAATGATATAaaattaaagtaaaataaaaacatttcaAGATATAATTTGTAAAAGTGTATTTGATTGATAGCCAAAAACTCTATTTGTATCATGTTTCTCTTACATccatttatattttttcttggTATTGTAAAATTAATGCAGCTATTACAGGATTTCATctaagaatgaagaagaataatTAAGTATTGAGAGAGTGTGCTTTTTTTTCCATTGGGTGGTGCTTGTCATTGAAATTAATGGCCTAGAATTTTTCCAACTTGATAATTTGTAGTAACCTATAAATCTAAATCTAATCCAATTGCTGTAATTGCAGGTGAGATGTTGGCATCACCAGCAAAGACACTCTTCATGGATGAAATCTCAACAGGATTGGACAGTTCCACCACTTTCCAGATATGCAAGTTCATGAGACAAATGGTTCATATCATGGATGTAACCACAGTGATTTCTCTTCTTCAGCCAGCACCAGAGACATTTGAACTCTTTGATGACATTATCCTACTTTCAGAAGGCCAAATTGTATACCAAGGTCCCCGTGAGAATGTGCTAGAGTTCTTCGAACACATGGGCTTCAAATGTCCTGAAAGAAAAGGAGTTGCTGATTTCTTACAAGAAGTAACATCAAAGAAAGATCAACAACAATACTGGTTTAAAACAAATGAACCTTACAGATATGTTTCAGTTACTGAATTTGCACGAGCCTTCGAATCCTTTCACATTGGAGAGCAACTTGTGGAAGACCTTCGAGTTCCTTATGATAAGAGCCAAACACACCCAGCTGCATTGGTGAAAGACAAGTATGGAATTTCAAACTGGGAACTCTTCAAGGCATGCTTTGCCAGAGAATGGCTTCTGATGAAACGCGACACGGGTCTCTACGTGTTCAGGATAGTACAACTAACTGTGGTGGGGGTTTTGGCCTTGAGTTTGTTCTTCAGAACTGAAATGCCAGTGGGCAATGTTGAAGATGGATACAAGTTCTTCGGAGCATTATTTTTTAGTATGACGAATATTATGTTTAATGGGGGGTATGAACAAGCCCTGACTGTTTCAAGACTTCCTGTCTTTTACAAACAGAGGGATTTCATGTTCTTCCCTGCATGGGCATATGCGTTGCCTTTATGGTTAACCAGGATCCCCGTGTCCTTAATGGATTCAGTATTATGGACTCTCCTTACATATTATACAATTGGATTTGCTCCCTCACCTAGCAGGTACTATATGGCTTTGCTTTTTTCTAAATATAATCCTAGTTCTGTTTCATTTTCTGAGTTTAGTTTGATGGGTTGTCTAAATTAATGGTGGTGTTTTAACCTCACCCTAGTGGAACACcatgatttttttataaaaaacaaGGAAAAAAATGATGGAAGTCTTTAACCACTTATCCTGAATGGAGTTAAATGTCAAACAACACAGTTAACTTTGCCACACTCATTTTGTACAACTTTCCTTCATAGCATTCTGTGAGTCTATGTTATCCAtctatgttttcttttttcagATTCTTCAAACATTTCCTGGCATTATTCAGCGTTCACAATATGGCAGTCGCTCTATTTCGGGCTATTGGTGCAATTGGTAGAACACAAGTTATTGCCAGTATACTAAGCAGTTTGACCTACCTAGTGGTATTTGTGCTAGGAGGATTCATTGTTGCCAAAAGTAAGATCAATTGCTTAATTCTTAAGAGCTCCAACAGTTCGAGGAAACTTATAATTTTTCTCATTATTGAGGATTAATTTCTTATGTCATTCACCTAGCTACTCTTTCTTTATATTCACATTCTATGGTTATAACAAGTTCTTATTTCAACACATTTTCTTTCAATGCCTGCAGATGATATTAAGCCATGGATGATATGGGGAAATTACGTTTCTCCAATGACATACGGTCAGAATGCCATAGtcataaatgaatttttagatGAAAGATGGAGTCAAGTAAGAAACCATTTTTCTCATTGTTGATCACTACTTGTATATGTCAAGTACTTTCAAATACAAAGACAATTGTGCATAAAGCTTAAATCACTTCCGTTATCTCTAAGCATTCTAAATATGTTATGTGCATTTCGCAGCCAAATACAGACACTAGAATTGATGCACCTACAGTTGGAAAAGCACTTCTTAAATCTAGAGGCTTTTATACAGAAGAATATATGTTTTGGATATGCATTGGAGCTTTATATGGTTTTGCTCTTCTTTTCAACATTGTCGTCGTTATTGCATTGACTTTTTTGAATCGTAAGTTATATCCTTTCGAGTTTAAGATCGTGTGATTGAATTGAATTTTCTGCAATGGTAAGCCTTTTTTACATCAAATCAAAATTTCAGCTATTGGGGATTCAAAAGCATACAGCAAGGAGGAAGATGCCAAGAAGAATGAAAAGTTAACCTCTAGACTGCATGGCACACAAGGTTTTAATATCTTGTTCTCTTTCTGTAGCTTCTTCATTTTAAGTGTATATTTCATTGTATTTTGTAGAAACAATTTTAAAGTAATTTAGTATCAGTAGTagtttattgaatgaatttaaGTTTTTGAAGTACAGATTTTAAATTTCAAGATATTGTAACATTTTTAGATAAGTTTATTAGTTTCACATTGTTCTCATGCAATTCAAACTATTTAATGAAATTTCTATTTCATATGATACTTTGCCATTCTAATTAATTGGAGGCCCTCTTGTATAGACATGGCAGTGAGAAATTCTTCAGGAATTGCTGGTTCTTCTAATCAAGAAAGAAGATTGGTTCTGCCGTTTCAACCTCTTTCACTCGCATTTAATCATGTGAACTACTATGTAGATATGCCTTCTGTAAGTCACTGATCAATTCTAAACAGTTCATCTCTATTGTTTCATATCATAATATTATGCTGATGCATGATAAGATGAAATGGAGTAATCTTAACTACCATTTTGAATCCACTTGGATCTTAGCTTTCCATTTGAATTTACATCAGGAAATGAAGAGTCAAGGAATCAATGAAGATCGACTTCAACTATTACATGATGTCAGTGGAGCTTTCAGACCAGGCGTGTTAACAGCACTTATGGGTGTTAGTGGTGCTGGGAAAACAACTCTCATGGATGTGTTAGCTGGAAGAAAAACAGGTGGTTACATTGAAGGAAGTATCAGCATCTCAGGTTACCCAAAGAACCAAGAAACGTTTTCTCGAGTCAGCGGTTATTGTGAACAGAATGACATTCATTCTCCACATGTCACTGTATATGAATCACTATTGTTTTCAGCATGGCTTCGCCTTCCTGCAGAAGTAAACCCGCAAACAAGAAAGGTGTCTATGTGGAAGCTTTTAACATGTTCTATTAACTAACATTTTTAACTAATGCTAATTTTTTCACTTAAATTCTAAGTTTATTCTATTTGATCTATTTGTTATGCAGAGATTTGTTGAAGAAGTTATGGAATTAATTGAGCTTAATCCAATTAGAGATGCAATTGTGGGGCTTCCAGGAGTAGATGGTTTATCAACAGAACAGAGGAAAAGACTTACTATTGCTGTAGAGCTGGTTGCCAACCCTTCAATCATCTTCATGGATGAACCAACTTCAGGTCTTGATGCTAGGGCTGCTGCTATTGTTATGCGCACTGTGAGAAACACAGTAAACACAGGGAGAACCGTTGTGTGCACAATTCACCAACCAAGCATAGACATTTTTGAATCTTTTGATGAGGCAAGTttagaatttgaaattattaGAGTTCATCTGTATAGTGTATATTTCTTGAGTTTGATTATTTCTCTATATTGCATAATGTAtcctcaaaattgattttttacttTGTTAATGCAGCTATTGTTGATGAAGAGAGGAGGACAAATTATCTATGCTGGACCTCTTGGTCGTTACTCACATGAGCTTATACAATATTTTGAAGTGAGTATGAAAGCTTTACTTTGTCTGTCATCTTAAAGAGATCTCAATATCTCTACTTCATGCTTTGAGCATAGTAAGCCCATTTTGATTTCAATGGTAAAATTTCCTTATAGATCCATGATACATATTCTGCTTCAGGGTATTGCAGGGGTTCCAAAAATAAAGCCTGCCTATAATCCTGCCACATGGATGCTTGAAATCAGCACTCCTTCAATTGAGTCTCAACTGGGCATAGATTTTGCTGAGATTTATTCTAACTCTCATCTTCATCAGTAAGTTTTTCCTTTTGAGATTTGTGTTTTATACTCATGAGTATATATGGCATAAGAAATATAGCTTAATAACTTTATTTTCTTTGCAAATTCTTCAGAAGGAATCAAGAGCTTATCAGAGAGCTCAGTAATCCAGCACCAGGTTCTGAGGACTTATTCTTCCCAACCAAATACTCCCAGCCATTTTTTGTGC
This is a stretch of genomic DNA from Lotus japonicus ecotype B-129 chromosome 1, LjGifu_v1.2. It encodes these proteins:
- the LOC130730225 gene encoding ABC transporter G family member 39-like, translating into MLASPAKTLFMDEISTGLDSSTTFQICKFMRQMVHIMDVTTVISLLQPAPETFELFDDIILLSEGQIVYQGPRENVLEFFEHMGFKCPERKGVADFLQEVTSKKDQQQYWFKTNEPYRYVSVTEFARAFESFHIGEQLVEDLRVPYDKSQTHPAALVKDKYGISNWELFKACFAREWLLMKRDTGLYVFRIVQLTVVGVLALSLFFRTEMPVGNVEDGYKFFGALFFSMTNIMFNGGYEQALTVSRLPVFYKQRDFMFFPAWAYALPLWLTRIPVSLMDSVLWTLLTYYTIGFAPSPSRFFKHFLALFSVHNMAVALFRAIGAIGRTQVIASILSSLTYLVVFVLGGFIVAKNDIKPWMIWGNYVSPMTYGQNAIVINEFLDERWSQPNTDTRIDAPTVGKALLKSRGFYTEEYMFWICIGALYGFALLFNIVVVIALTFLNPIGDSKAYSKEEDAKKNEKLTSRLHGTQDMAVRNSSGIAGSSNQERRLVLPFQPLSLAFNHVNYYVDMPSEMKSQGINEDRLQLLHDVSGAFRPGVLTALMGVSGAGKTTLMDVLAGRKTGGYIEGSISISGYPKNQETFSRVSGYCEQNDIHSPHVTVYESLLFSAWLRLPAEVNPQTRKRFVEEVMELIELNPIRDAIVGLPGVDGLSTEQRKRLTIAVELVANPSIIFMDEPTSGLDARAAAIVMRTVRNTVNTGRTVVCTIHQPSIDIFESFDELLLMKRGGQIIYAGPLGRYSHELIQYFEGIAGVPKIKPAYNPATWMLEISTPSIESQLGIDFAEIYSNSHLHQRNQELIRELSNPAPGSEDLFFPTKYSQPFFVQLKACFWKQFLSYWRNPPYNVTRIFFTLTLGLMFGLIFFNKAKDVHKQQDVGNLVGAMYASMLFLGYMNAMGVQPVINMERIVLYREHAAGMYSPLPYAIGQVIIEVIYTSVQTAIYTIALYFMIGFEWKAGQFFMLYYFMLTCFIYFTLYGMMVVALTPNFQIATVFLGFFLNVWSLFSGFVIPRTQIPVWWRWYYWASPNAWTIYGLVVSQLGDGDTQIEVPGAGTMGLKEFLKKTFGFEYDFLPVVAAVQLGWVLLFLFVFAYAMKFLNFQKR